One part of the Salmo salar chromosome ssa28, Ssal_v3.1, whole genome shotgun sequence genome encodes these proteins:
- the LOC106589927 gene encoding probable vesicular acetylcholine transporter-A, whose product MDTGESSGLAKSAAVKLSEMGEKTKQFGNKMKAPDHQRRIILVIVCVALLLDNMLYMVIVPIIPDYLADLELEQAEHVHLVLHQNYSINSTMSSAQAKNNRDNLDVQIGVLFASKAILQLLVNPLSGTFIDRVGYDIPLLIGLTVMFFSTCIFAFAENYATLFFARSLQGLGSAFADTSGIAMIADKYTEESERSKALGIALAFISFGSLVAPPFGGILYEFAGKRVPFIVLAVVCLIDGILLLTVIKPFSNRTRDNMPVGTPIYKLMIDPYIAVVAGALTVCNIPLAFLEPTIANWMESTMHSSKWEMGLCWLPAFFPHVLGVYMTVKLAAKYPNLQWFYGALGMVIIGASSCTIPACKTFGQLIAPLCGICFGIALVDTALLPTLAFLVDVRHVSVYGSVYALADISYSVAYAMGPIVAGNIVHNYGFVQLNLGMGLVNVLYAPALLLLRNVCQMKPSYSERENLLVNDDEPEGLFDTMQMEERRGKKKGYSSAGDCLPVVVDENGGFDPFRAQTHASVDESSGPQYS is encoded by the coding sequence ATGGATACAGGGGAGTCCTCCGGGCTGGCTAAATCAGCCGCTGTAAAACTGTCCGAGATGGGAGAAAAAACCAAACAGTTTGGCAACAAAATGAAAGCCCCCGATCACCAAAGACGGATTATTTTAGTCATTGTCTGCGTGGCTCTTCTTCTAGACAATATGCTCTATATGGTTATAGTCCCAATTATTCCCGATTACCTTGCTGATTTAGAGCTTGAACAAGCAGAACACGTCCACCTAGTTCTACACCAGAATTATTCAATCAACAGCACAATGAGCTCAGCCCAAGCTAAAAACAACAGGGACAATTTAGACGTACAAATAGGAGTACTTTTTGCATCGAAGGCTATCCTGCAGCTTTTGGTGAACCCGTTGTCAGGAACTTTCATAGATCGTGTTGGATACGACATCCCCCTCCTAATCGGACTAACAGTCATGTTCTTCTCTACGTGCATATTTGCTTTTGCTGAGAACTACGCGACGCTGTTTTTCGCCCGTAGTTTACAAGGTCTGGGCTCAGCATTCGCGGATACCTCAGGAATTGCCATGATAGCAGATAAATACACCGAAGAATCGGAGAGAAGTAAAGCTCTTGGTATCGCCCTGGCGTTCATCTCTTTTGGGAGCCTGGTAGCGCCTCCCTTCGGGGGTATCCTGTACGAGTTTGCAGGTAAAAGAGTACCGTTTATCGTTCTCGCCGTGGTTTGCCTTATAGACGGGATTCTGCTCTTGACAGTGATCAAGCCGTTCTCGAACAGGACTAGAGACAATATGCCCGTGGGCACCCCCATCTACAAACTCATGATTGACCCTTACATAGCTGTTGTGGCAGGTGCTCTGACAGTGTGTAACATTCCTCTGGCCTTTCTGGAGCCTACCATAGCCAACTGGATGGAGAGCACCATGCATTCATCTAAATGGGAAATGGGATTATGTTGGCTGCCTGCTTTCTTCCCACATGTTCTGGGTGTCTACATGACCGTGAAACTGGCTGCTAAGTACCCCAACCTGCAGTGGTTCTATGGGGCCTTGGGTATGGTCATTATCGGTGCCAGCTCGTGCACTATTCCAGCATGCAAAACATTCGGCCAGTTAATCGCCCCGTTGTGCGGCATATGTTTCGGCATCGCTCTCGTTGACACCGCCCTGTTGCCAACTCTTGCCTTTCTGGTCGACGTGCGTCACGTGTCCGTGTACGGCAGCGTCTACGCTTTAGCTGATATCTCCTATTCTGTCGCGTATGCCATGGGTCCTATTGTGGCGGGAAATATAGTGCACAACTATGGGTTTGTCCAACTCAATCTGGGCATGGGCCTCGTCAATGTCCTGTACGCACCGGCCCTTCTGCTGCTCCGCAACGTGTGCCAAATGAAACCATCCTActctgagagagagaacctgTTGGTGAACGATGATGAGCCCGAGGGTCTGTTTGATACCATGCaaatggaagagaggagaggcaaGAAGAAAGGTTATAGTTCAGCAGGGGACTGCTTGCCTGTTGTGGTGGATGAGAATGGAGGGTTCGACCCGTTTAGAGCACAAACACACGCCTCTGTAGATGAATCCTCTGGTCCACAGTACAGTTAG
- the LOC106589926 gene encoding choline O-acetyltransferase has protein sequence MPILEREPAKGRRESYDLPKVPVPPLKQTLDMYLTSIKHLVKEEQYRKTKSIVEKFGEPGGTGELLQKKLLEKRDNTHNWVYGYWLDDMYLNQRLALPVNSNPAMVFPKQDFRDHKDSLRFAAHLITGVLEYKERIDTRELPVDFSRGQLAGTPLCMKQYYRLFNTYRLPGLKRDTLIIHETGSTEQEHIIVACKNQFFVLDLVVKEKKLKEMDILTQLEKIVKMAENSEERQPPFGLLTSDGRTEWAQARDVLIKDSVNRESLAVIQKCLCVVCLDGPSGMEVGDTSRALLMLHGGGHEKMGANRWYDKPMQFVVGEDGVCGTVCEHSPFEGIVLVACTEYLMKFMTGSPSKMGRATSVSELPTPRRLLWKTTPHIQGLLKASAERLQRLVRDLDMDVHKFEVYGKEFIKKQKMSPDAYIQVALQLAFYRCNGRLVSTYESASIRRFHEGRVDNIRSATPEALAFVKAMTDEKTSLSDSEKMKRLWDAINAQTNSTIAAITGMGIDNHLLGLREISQEIHMEVPEIFTDQTYVASNQFILSTSQVPTTVEMFCCYGPVVPNGYGCCYNPQADHLLFSVTSFHGSTETSSAVFIKALDQGLVEMRDLCRKRNKPQSNTAAASKAVEKSQGAGSKPLSTPQKTGK, from the exons ATGCCTATCCTGGAGAGAGAGCCGGCGAAAGGCCGCAGGGAAAGCTAT GACCTGCCCAAGGTGCCTGTTCCACCCCTGAAGCAGACCCTGGACATGTACCTGACCAGTATTAAACACCTGGTGAAGGAGGAACAGTACCGGAAGACGAAATCCATCGTGGAGAAGTTTGGGGAACCAGGTGGCACTGGAGAGCTGCTGCAGAAGAAGCTACTGGAGAAgagggacaacacacacaactgg gtGTATGGCTACTGGCTTGACGATATGTATTTGAATCAGAGATTGGCCCTACCAGTCAACTCCAATCCTGCCATGGTCTTCCCAAAACAAGACTTTAGAGATCACAAAGACTCACTCAG ATTCGCTGCTCACCTCATCACAGGAGTTCTGGAGTATAAGGAACGAATTGACAC GCGGGAGTTGCCAGTGGACTTTTCTCGGGGCCAGCTGGCAGGGACCCCTCTGTGTATGAAGCAATACTACCGTCTCTTCAACACATACCGTCTGCCCGGCCTCAAGAGGGACACCCTCATCATCCACGAGACTGGGTCCACGGAGCAGGAGCACATCATCGTTGCATGCAAGAACCAG TTCTTTGTGTTGGATCTAGTGGTAAAGGAGAAAAAACTGAAAGAAATGGACATCTTAACCCAGCTGGAGAAGATAGTGAAGATGGCGGAGAACTCAGAGGAGAGACAGCCTCCGTTTGGTCTGCTGACATCTGACGGAAGAACAGAATGGGCCCAGGCTAGAGACGTACTCATTAAAG atTCAGTTAACAGAGAGTCGTTGGCTGTGATCCagaagtgtctgtgtgtggtgtgtctagACGGCCCCAGTGGAATGGAGGTTGGGGACACCAGTCGAGCACTGCTGATGCTCCATGGAGGAGGCCATGAGAAGATGGGGGCGAACCGCTGGTATGACAAGCCAATGCAG TTTGTTGTAGGGGAGGATGGAGTCTGCGGAACGGTGTGCGAGCATTCACCCTTCGAGGGAATAGTTCTGGTGGCGTGTACTGAATACTTGATGAAATTCAT GACAGGAAGTCCCTCCAAGATGGGGAGGGCCACCAGCGTGTCGGAGCTTCCTACTCCTCGCAGACTGCTCTGGAAGACCACGCCCCACATCCAGGGCCTCCTGAAGGCCTCTGCTGAGAGACTGCAGag GTTGGTTAGAGATCTTGACATGGATGTACACAAGTTTGAGGTCTATGGAAAAGAATTCATCAAGAAACAGAAGATGAGTCCAGATGCGTACATACAGGTCGCTCTACAACTGGCATTTTACAG ATGCAATGGACGGCTGGTGTCCACTTATGAGAGTGCTTCTATCCGTCGTTTCCACGAGGGCCGGGTGGACAACATCCGCTCTGCGACCCCCGAGGCTCTGGCCTTCGTGAAGGCCATGACGGACGAGAAGACATCTCTCTCT GACTCAGAAAAGATGAAACGATTGTGGGATGCGATTAATGCCCAGACAAATTCCACAATTGCA GCTATTACAGGGATGGGAATAGACAATCACCTTCTAGGACTCAGAGAGATCTCACAGGAGATCCATATGGAGGTGCCAGAGATCTTTACAGATCAAACCTATGTGGCCAGTAACCAGTTCATTCTCTCCACCAGTCAG GTCCCCACCACAGTGGAAATGTTCTGTTGTTATGGTCCGGTGGTCCCTAACGGTTATGGGTGCTGCTACAACCCGCAGGCAGATCACCTCCTCTTCAGCGTGACCAGCTTCCACGGCAGCACCGAGACAAGCTCGGCCGTTTTTATCAAGGCTTTGGACCAGGGCCTCGTAGAGATGAGGGATCTGTGCAGGAAGAGAAATAAGCCTCAGAGCAACACTGCTGCTGCCTCGAAGGCGGTTGAGAAAAGCCAAGGAGCTGGCAGCAAGCCTCTGAGCACACCTCAGAAAACAGGGAAATAA